A section of the Rhizobium sp. Pop5 genome encodes:
- a CDS encoding glycosyltransferase family 2 protein yields MQTTVETIRGANDPVQSLELSLVVPVFNEEESVGPLVERIVSAMAGYTNRWELILVDDGSTDATLVNARKFVGRAGLALRIVELQRNFGQTAAMQAGIDTAQGRLIATMDGDLQNDPKDIPAMVAELERRELDLLVGWRKNRKDGLFLRKIPSWCANYLIGRITGVKLHDYGCSLKIYRASIIKQVKLMGEMHRFIPAWVAGVVPSSRIGEMAVTHHAREHGVSKYGISRTFRVILDLLSVMFFMRYKARPGHFFGSLGLGLGAIAMLILLYLGFDKFIMGNDIGTRPMLMVGVVLLLSSVQMITTGILAEMIARTYYRDDASPNYIVRQIFDDQTKA; encoded by the coding sequence TTGCAGACAACGGTAGAAACCATTCGCGGTGCGAATGATCCGGTACAATCGCTCGAACTGTCGCTGGTCGTGCCCGTTTTCAACGAAGAGGAAAGCGTCGGCCCGCTGGTCGAGCGCATCGTCTCGGCGATGGCCGGATACACCAATCGCTGGGAACTGATCCTCGTCGATGACGGCAGCACGGATGCGACGCTTGTCAACGCCCGCAAATTCGTCGGACGCGCAGGGCTGGCGCTCAGAATCGTCGAGCTGCAGCGTAATTTCGGCCAGACTGCCGCCATGCAGGCCGGCATCGATACTGCTCAGGGCCGCCTGATCGCGACGATGGACGGCGATCTGCAGAACGACCCGAAGGACATTCCCGCGATGGTCGCCGAACTGGAACGGCGCGAACTCGACCTCCTGGTCGGCTGGCGCAAGAACCGCAAGGACGGGCTGTTCTTGCGCAAGATCCCTTCCTGGTGCGCCAACTACCTGATCGGCCGCATCACCGGCGTCAAACTGCACGACTATGGCTGCAGCCTGAAGATCTATCGCGCCTCGATCATCAAGCAGGTGAAGCTGATGGGCGAGATGCACCGCTTCATCCCGGCTTGGGTTGCCGGCGTCGTCCCGAGCTCGCGCATCGGCGAGATGGCCGTTACCCATCATGCCCGCGAGCACGGCGTTTCGAAATACGGGATTTCGCGCACCTTCCGCGTCATCCTCGATCTTCTGTCGGTGATGTTCTTCATGCGCTACAAGGCGCGGCCGGGACATTTCTTCGGTTCGCTCGGCCTCGGACTTGGCGCGATCGCGATGCTGATCTTGCTCTATCTCGGTTTCGACAAGTTCATCATGGGCAATGACATCGGGACGCGCCCGATGCTGATGGTCGGCGTCGTGCTTCTGCTGTCTTCGGTACAGATGATCACAACAGGCATCCTGGCGGAAATGATCGCGCGCACCTATTACCGCGACGACGCCTCCCCGAACTATATCGTCCGGCAGATCTTCGACGATCAAACCAAAGCGTAA
- a CDS encoding glycosyltransferase family 39 protein, whose translation MLERITKGITGASIFLACYFLLNIALRLALPHTLDLDEAEQSFFSQYLLAGYNEQPPFYNWMQYAVVSVTGISMAAISIPKNVLLFSCYLFYGLAAREVLKSRSIAAVAMLSLITLPQVGFLAQRELTHTVALLFATSLFLFGFFRTLQRPSLGSYLVIGIATGIGLISKYNFVILPFAALIAVLPNREWRSRLFDWRLLAAIVVAILIVLPHALWLPDNLARASASTLKRMAAKDEAAAGLPRMGQGLLSFIIAVLGFVALPIVLFAAAFRRDFFRALSSSGPMIRVIERMMAISLFAVVSLVFIGGASDIHERWLDPFLLVLPLYLFLKLETAGFDLSAGLARFRPVVPVFMVVILLVLLIRIIGVQYVGYTRANAPFSGFAAELTASRKPVLIVASDKYLAGNLRLELDVPSAMPFFAGPGVPEYARAKGPVLVVWRGKTADDAAIPPDFAADLEASGIHLQELNTLTLPYLFGDDKHPFSIGYSWVEGGAK comes from the coding sequence ATGTTGGAGCGGATTACCAAAGGCATTACGGGCGCAAGCATTTTTCTGGCATGCTATTTCCTGCTGAATATCGCGCTACGGCTGGCATTGCCGCACACTCTTGATCTCGACGAAGCGGAACAGTCGTTCTTTTCGCAATATCTGCTGGCGGGCTACAACGAACAGCCGCCTTTCTACAACTGGATGCAATATGCCGTCGTCTCGGTGACCGGCATATCGATGGCGGCGATTTCGATTCCGAAGAACGTCCTGCTGTTCTCATGCTACCTCTTTTACGGCCTTGCCGCCCGCGAAGTGCTGAAAAGCCGGTCGATCGCCGCCGTCGCCATGTTGAGCCTCATCACCCTGCCGCAGGTAGGGTTCCTGGCACAGAGGGAGCTCACCCACACTGTGGCGCTGCTGTTTGCCACGTCGCTTTTCCTTTTCGGCTTCTTCCGTACGCTGCAACGGCCGTCGCTCGGAAGCTACCTCGTCATCGGTATCGCCACCGGCATCGGCCTGATCTCGAAGTATAATTTCGTCATTTTGCCGTTTGCCGCCCTCATTGCCGTGCTGCCGAACCGGGAATGGCGCAGCCGTCTCTTCGACTGGCGCCTGCTGGCGGCGATCGTCGTCGCCATTCTGATTGTGTTGCCACATGCGCTCTGGCTGCCTGATAATCTCGCCCGCGCCTCCGCCTCGACGCTGAAGCGGATGGCCGCCAAGGACGAGGCCGCCGCCGGCCTTCCTCGGATGGGACAGGGGCTGCTCTCCTTCATCATCGCGGTCCTCGGCTTTGTCGCACTGCCGATCGTTCTTTTCGCGGCCGCCTTCCGGCGGGATTTCTTTCGCGCACTCTCCTCCTCCGGCCCGATGATACGGGTGATCGAACGGATGATGGCCATCAGCCTGTTTGCGGTCGTGAGCCTGGTCTTCATCGGCGGCGCCAGCGATATCCATGAGCGCTGGCTGGACCCGTTCCTGCTCGTCCTGCCGCTTTATCTGTTCCTGAAACTCGAAACGGCGGGCTTCGACCTTTCCGCCGGCCTTGCGCGCTTCCGGCCCGTGGTGCCGGTCTTCATGGTCGTCATCCTGCTGGTCCTGCTGATCCGGATCATCGGCGTGCAATATGTCGGCTATACAAGGGCGAACGCGCCCTTCTCCGGCTTCGCGGCCGAATTGACCGCGTCCCGCAAGCCCGTTCTCATCGTGGCATCGGACAAGTATCTTGCCGGCAATCTGAGGCTGGAGCTTGATGTTCCGAGCGCAATGCCGTTCTTCGCCGGTCCCGGCGTTCCCGAATACGCGCGGGCGAAAGGGCCGGTGCTGGTCGTCTGGCGCGGAAAGACGGCTGATGATGCAGCCATCCCGCCAGACTTCGCTGCCGATCTCGAAGCATCGGGCATCCATCTGCAAGAGTTGAACACGCTGACACTGCCCTATCTCTTTGGTGACGACAAACACCCCTTCTCGATCGGTTATTCCTGGGTCGAGGGCGGCGCGAAATAG
- a CDS encoding DUF2147 domain-containing protein, with translation MIRSFVLAGTIALVAGIAHAEEPIVGNWKTAAGDTAVIASCGGSYCVTLKTGKYAGRKIGTLAGTAGSYAGEITDPAADKTYSGSGKVSGNSLKMQGCVMKVLCKTQTWTRL, from the coding sequence ATGATCCGCAGCTTCGTTCTCGCCGGCACTATTGCACTGGTCGCGGGTATCGCACACGCCGAGGAGCCGATCGTCGGCAACTGGAAGACGGCCGCCGGCGATACGGCGGTGATCGCATCCTGCGGCGGCAGTTACTGCGTGACGTTGAAGACCGGTAAATATGCTGGCCGCAAGATCGGCACGCTTGCGGGAACCGCCGGCAGCTATGCCGGCGAAATTACCGATCCCGCCGCCGACAAGACCTATAGCGGCTCGGGCAAGGTTTCCGGCAATTCCCTGAAGATGCAGGGCTGCGTGATGAAGGTCCTCTGCAAGACGCAGACCTGGACGCGGCTCTGA
- the amn gene encoding AMP nucleosidase, which translates to MSKRISPLSPLDISSPAHFQPQSFDDPAKAVETLTALYERNTAFLIQSFTELAQGAEITSRYRAFYPQVSIETTSFGHIDSRLSYGHVTAPGIYTTTVTRPKLFKHYLKEQLTLLMKSHNVPVVVSESTTPIPLHFAFGEGAHVEASAAAFVDIPLRDIFDTPDLNTTDDEIANGEYIPPPGEPSPLAPFTAQRIDYSLARLSHYTATHAEHFQNFVLFTNYQFYIDEFCSWARKLMAEGGDGYTAFVEPGNIVTLPGSNVPETDATLARLPQMPAYHLKKKGHAGITMINIGVGPSNAKTITDHVAVLRPHAWLMLGHCAGLRNSQRLGDYVLAHAYMREDHVLDDDLPVWVPIPALAEVQVALEAAVAEITGYEGFELKRIMRTGTVGTIDNRNWELRDQRGPVKRLSQARAIALDMESATIAANGFRFRVPYGTLLCVSDKPLHGELKLPGMATAFYRTQVNQHLQIGIRAVQKLAAMPPEALHSRKLRSFFETAFQ; encoded by the coding sequence ATGAGCAAACGAATCTCCCCTTTATCGCCCCTCGACATATCCTCCCCTGCACATTTCCAGCCTCAGAGCTTCGATGATCCCGCCAAGGCTGTGGAGACGCTGACGGCGCTTTACGAGCGTAATACGGCGTTCCTCATCCAGAGTTTCACCGAACTTGCGCAGGGTGCTGAGATCACTTCGCGCTACCGCGCTTTCTATCCGCAGGTCAGCATCGAGACGACGAGCTTCGGCCACATCGATTCGCGCCTTTCCTATGGTCATGTCACGGCGCCAGGCATCTATACGACGACCGTCACCCGGCCGAAGCTCTTCAAGCATTATCTGAAGGAGCAGCTGACGCTCCTGATGAAGAGCCACAATGTCCCCGTCGTCGTTTCGGAATCGACGACGCCGATCCCGCTGCACTTCGCCTTCGGCGAGGGCGCGCATGTGGAAGCATCGGCAGCCGCCTTCGTCGACATTCCGCTGCGCGATATTTTCGACACGCCGGATCTCAACACCACCGACGACGAGATCGCCAATGGCGAATATATCCCGCCGCCGGGAGAACCTTCGCCGCTTGCGCCGTTCACCGCGCAGCGGATCGACTATTCGCTCGCCCGCCTGTCGCATTATACGGCGACGCATGCCGAGCATTTCCAGAATTTCGTGTTGTTCACGAACTACCAGTTCTACATCGACGAGTTCTGCAGCTGGGCGCGCAAGCTGATGGCAGAGGGCGGCGACGGCTATACAGCCTTCGTCGAACCGGGCAACATCGTCACTCTGCCAGGCTCGAACGTGCCGGAAACGGATGCCACACTCGCCCGCCTGCCGCAGATGCCGGCCTACCATCTGAAGAAGAAGGGCCATGCCGGCATCACCATGATCAATATCGGCGTCGGGCCTTCCAACGCCAAGACGATCACCGACCACGTCGCCGTGCTGCGCCCGCATGCCTGGCTGATGCTCGGCCATTGTGCCGGTCTTCGCAACAGCCAGCGTCTCGGCGACTATGTTCTCGCCCATGCCTATATGCGCGAGGACCATGTTCTCGATGACGACCTGCCGGTCTGGGTGCCGATCCCGGCGCTCGCCGAAGTGCAGGTGGCGCTGGAAGCGGCCGTTGCCGAAATCACCGGTTACGAGGGCTTCGAGCTGAAGCGCATCATGCGCACCGGCACCGTCGGCACGATCGACAACCGCAACTGGGAACTGCGTGATCAGCGCGGGCCGGTGAAGCGGCTCTCCCAGGCGCGCGCGATCGCGCTCGACATGGAATCGGCCACGATCGCCGCCAACGGCTTCCGCTTCCGCGTGCCCTACGGCACGCTGCTCTGCGTCTCCGACAAGCCGCTGCATGGCGAATTGAAGCTGCCGGGCATGGCGACGGCCTTCTACCGCACACAGGTCAACCAGCATCTGCAGATCGGCATCCGCGCCGTGCAAAAGCTTGCCGCCATGCCGCCGGAAGCTTTGCATTCACGCAAGCTGCGCAGCTTCTTCGAAACGGCCTTCCAATAG
- a CDS encoding YciI family protein, with protein sequence MRYLCLIYNSTDIDGTLTPDEGNELIKAHFAFDEELLRDGIMIHSDALETPDTAMVLRVRNNTLSATDGPYVETKEYLAGFYVIEAPDMAKAKEIAARIPSARFGAVELRPVRTLTLPD encoded by the coding sequence ATGCGTTACCTCTGCCTGATCTATAATTCCACCGACATCGATGGCACGCTGACGCCTGATGAAGGCAATGAGCTGATCAAAGCCCATTTCGCCTTCGACGAGGAGCTGCTCCGCGACGGCATCATGATCCATTCCGATGCGCTGGAGACGCCTGATACGGCGATGGTGCTGCGCGTTCGCAACAACACGCTTTCGGCCACCGACGGACCCTATGTCGAGACGAAGGAATATTTGGCGGGCTTCTACGTCATCGAGGCGCCGGACATGGCGAAGGCGAAGGAGATTGCCGCACGGATTCCTTCGGCTCGTTTCGGCGCGGTCGAGCTGAGGCCGGTGCGGACGCTGACCCTGCCGGATTGA
- a CDS encoding YciI family protein: MKFLCQIWFDTEKSKLVPQSEWDALTQECIISDNRWRESGHLLVALALHEPSTAITVRLRNGEASATDGPFAEIKEHLGGFVLVEAENIEEAKTIASSFPILRYASIEVRPTYAIQDGK, translated from the coding sequence ATGAAATTTCTATGCCAGATCTGGTTCGACACGGAAAAAAGCAAGCTGGTCCCTCAGAGCGAATGGGATGCGCTCACGCAAGAGTGCATCATCAGCGACAATCGCTGGCGCGAAAGCGGTCACCTATTGGTGGCGCTCGCCCTGCATGAACCGTCAACTGCGATTACCGTCCGCCTGCGCAATGGCGAAGCCTCCGCGACCGATGGCCCATTTGCCGAAATCAAAGAGCACCTCGGCGGTTTTGTGCTTGTAGAAGCCGAAAATATCGAGGAGGCGAAGACGATCGCGTCGAGTTTTCCGATCCTCAGATATGCCTCAATCGAAGTGCGCCCGACTTACGCGATTCAGGATGGGAAATAG
- a CDS encoding RNA polymerase sigma factor translates to MENVIEEIYRTQSRRVLATLIRLLGDFDRAEEALHDAFAAAARTWPADGIPGNPFAWLVSAGRFKAIDTIRRRARFDASQQHIEDSLYTVDETEIGDMEAIEDDMLRLIFTCCHPAIPADAQTAMALREICGLTTEEIAHAFLIPAPTVAQRIVRAKGRIRAAKIPYEVPGREALPERLDRVLHVIYLVFNEGYSASSGEEVVRADLTAEAIRLARLLLTLLPHPDVSGLLALMLLQDSRRHARRGEQRSLVLLADQDRSLWDNEKISEGLALLAEAMRAGEISTYTLQAAIAAEHAQAPGTEETNWRQIAFYYDLLLAAQPSPIVELNRAVAVAMAEGPEKGLDLIDAILGRRELQAYHLAHSARADFLRRLDRREEAIAAYETALSLCRQEPEQAFLRKRISELAATSERQ, encoded by the coding sequence TTGGAAAACGTGATCGAGGAGATCTACCGAACGCAATCGCGCCGGGTGCTCGCAACGCTGATCCGCCTTCTCGGCGATTTCGACCGGGCAGAGGAAGCCCTCCACGATGCCTTTGCCGCAGCCGCCCGGACATGGCCGGCGGACGGCATTCCCGGCAACCCTTTCGCATGGCTCGTTTCGGCGGGACGCTTCAAGGCGATCGATACGATCCGGCGCCGGGCGCGCTTCGACGCCTCGCAGCAGCACATCGAGGACAGCCTATACACGGTCGACGAAACGGAGATCGGCGATATGGAAGCGATCGAAGACGACATGCTGCGGCTGATCTTCACCTGCTGCCATCCCGCTATACCAGCCGACGCGCAGACGGCGATGGCGCTTCGGGAAATCTGCGGATTGACCACCGAAGAGATCGCCCATGCCTTCCTCATTCCGGCGCCGACGGTGGCCCAGCGGATCGTGCGCGCCAAGGGCAGGATCCGGGCGGCGAAAATTCCCTATGAAGTGCCGGGCCGCGAGGCGTTGCCGGAGCGGCTCGACCGGGTGCTGCACGTCATTTACCTCGTCTTCAACGAAGGCTATTCAGCCTCCTCGGGCGAAGAGGTCGTCCGCGCCGACCTGACCGCAGAGGCGATACGGCTGGCGCGACTGCTTCTGACGCTTCTCCCGCATCCCGATGTTTCCGGCCTGCTGGCCCTGATGCTGCTGCAGGACTCCCGCCGCCACGCCCGCCGCGGCGAGCAGAGATCGCTGGTGCTGCTTGCGGATCAGGACCGCTCGCTCTGGGACAATGAGAAGATCTCGGAAGGCCTGGCGCTGCTTGCCGAGGCGATGCGAGCGGGAGAGATCAGCACCTATACGCTGCAAGCAGCGATTGCCGCCGAACATGCCCAGGCACCGGGGACTGAAGAAACCAACTGGCGGCAGATCGCCTTCTATTACGATCTGCTTCTGGCGGCCCAGCCCTCCCCGATCGTCGAGCTCAATCGCGCGGTTGCGGTCGCGATGGCGGAAGGGCCGGAAAAGGGCCTGGACCTGATCGATGCCATTCTGGGCCGTCGGGAGCTGCAGGCTTATCACCTCGCCCATTCGGCGCGCGCCGATTTCCTGCGTCGCCTCGACCGGAGAGAAGAGGCGATCGCGGCCTATGAAACAGCGCTGTCGCTCTGCCGGCAGGAGCCGGAGCAGGCGTTTCTGAGAAAACGGATTTCAGAGCTTGCCGCGACGTCCGAGCGGCAGTGA
- a CDS encoding lysylphosphatidylglycerol synthase domain-containing protein yields MKSSIVESRQSWFMRNRMTVLTVVIVAAYALFVQWFWGWPVIIKQWADVGAGPVIGALVALTSTYFLRTWRIYDYFPKETAGRFTTLFRVTQIHNLLNIMLPFRTGETSFPLLMRTEFGIPLTRGTSALFVMRLLDLHALLAAAGIGFALAAANMVAAWLLWTAFLLLPVACFAARKPLLRLAARLLPAKAQKFVVEIENGLPLDAVAFARAWAMTIVNWLVKVVVLAWALGLMGVLPMAASFGGALGGELSSVLPVHAPGGVGTYPAGITAGAIALGASSERAALAALAQASVNAHLLIIVSALTGTAISLPLGRRGKL; encoded by the coding sequence ATGAAGAGTTCGATCGTTGAAAGCCGGCAGTCCTGGTTTATGCGCAATCGCATGACTGTGCTGACGGTCGTCATAGTCGCAGCCTATGCGCTCTTCGTGCAATGGTTCTGGGGCTGGCCCGTCATCATCAAACAGTGGGCCGATGTCGGCGCAGGCCCCGTAATCGGCGCGCTGGTGGCGCTGACGAGCACCTATTTCCTGCGCACCTGGCGCATCTACGATTATTTCCCGAAGGAAACGGCGGGCCGTTTCACGACGCTCTTCCGCGTCACGCAGATCCACAATCTGCTGAACATCATGCTGCCTTTCCGCACCGGCGAGACCAGTTTTCCCCTCTTGATGCGCACCGAGTTCGGCATTCCGCTGACGCGGGGAACCTCGGCGCTCTTCGTCATGCGGCTGCTCGACCTGCATGCGCTTCTGGCCGCCGCCGGCATCGGCTTTGCGCTCGCGGCCGCCAACATGGTGGCTGCCTGGTTGCTCTGGACGGCCTTCCTGCTTTTGCCTGTTGCGTGTTTTGCTGCCCGCAAGCCGTTGCTGCGCCTTGCCGCCAGGCTTCTGCCCGCCAAGGCGCAGAAATTCGTCGTGGAGATCGAAAACGGCTTGCCGCTCGATGCCGTCGCCTTTGCGCGCGCCTGGGCGATGACGATCGTCAACTGGCTGGTGAAAGTGGTCGTCCTTGCCTGGGCGCTCGGCCTGATGGGGGTGCTGCCGATGGCGGCAAGCTTTGGCGGCGCGCTCGGCGGTGAGCTCTCTTCCGTGCTGCCCGTGCATGCGCCCGGCGGTGTCGGCACCTATCCGGCCGGAATCACCGCAGGTGCCATTGCTCTCGGAGCGTCGAGCGAGCGGGCAGCTCTCGCCGCGCTGGCGCAGGCGAGCGTCAATGCCCATCTGCTGATCATTGTCTCGGCGCTCACCGGCACGGCGATCTCACTGCCGCTCGGACGTCGCGGCAAGCTCTGA
- a CDS encoding glycosyltransferase family 39 protein, with protein MLERATKTIGTASLLLAAYFVLNVALRIALPHSLELDEAEQSFFSQYLLAGYGPQPPFYNWMQYAIVSVAGMSMGALIVPKNILLFLCYLFYGLAGREALKDQTLAAVGMLALITLPQVSYMAQQDLTHTTALLFASSLFLYGFFRTLNRPGIDSYLLLGLATGIGLISKYNFALMPVVALIAILPDAEWRRRVLDWRLLVAVAIALVIVLPHANWLRNNLEFASSDTLGKMAAGSEPASASRIGKGLLAFLVAIIAFAALPVAAFAAAFRRDFSRAFSAGNRWTGMMERMMLASLAGIALIVLLTGSTMVRERWLDPFLLVLPIYFLAKMQAARFDLSAGLRRFRPVVPVLMACVLIALGFRVVGAGLIGTYSRPNVPMAGLAREMMRQAQPALIIASDTYVGGNMRLQFPDVPVVIPDFPVTGIPSYASAGGPVLIAWRGKKTETAADAVMPERLSSALTAAGVVPQAIGSLSLPYYFGRQGDNFSLGYAWAQAGTGK; from the coding sequence ATGCTGGAGCGCGCGACGAAGACGATTGGAACCGCAAGCCTGCTGCTTGCAGCCTATTTCGTGCTGAACGTCGCGCTGCGCATCGCGCTTCCGCATTCGCTGGAACTCGACGAGGCCGAGCAATCCTTCTTCTCGCAATATCTGCTGGCGGGCTACGGCCCGCAGCCGCCCTTTTACAACTGGATGCAATATGCCATCGTTTCGGTGGCGGGCATGTCGATGGGCGCGCTGATCGTTCCGAAGAACATCCTGCTCTTCCTGTGTTACCTCTTCTACGGTCTTGCCGGACGCGAAGCGTTGAAAGACCAGACGCTTGCCGCCGTCGGCATGCTGGCGCTGATCACCCTGCCCCAGGTCTCCTACATGGCCCAGCAGGATCTGACCCATACGACCGCACTGCTCTTTGCCAGCTCGCTGTTCCTTTACGGCTTCTTCCGCACGCTCAACCGGCCCGGTATCGACAGTTACCTCCTGCTCGGGCTTGCGACCGGCATCGGGCTGATCTCGAAATATAACTTCGCCCTGATGCCCGTCGTCGCGCTGATCGCCATCTTGCCCGATGCGGAATGGCGGCGGAGAGTGCTCGACTGGCGGCTGCTCGTCGCAGTCGCCATCGCGCTCGTCATCGTCCTGCCGCATGCGAACTGGCTGCGGAACAATCTCGAATTCGCCTCCTCCGACACTCTGGGCAAGATGGCCGCCGGCAGTGAGCCCGCAAGCGCGTCGCGGATCGGCAAAGGCCTTCTCGCCTTTCTCGTCGCCATCATCGCTTTTGCAGCATTGCCCGTTGCGGCCTTCGCCGCCGCCTTCCGCCGGGATTTCTCCCGGGCATTTTCGGCGGGAAACCGCTGGACTGGGATGATGGAACGGATGATGCTTGCAAGCCTCGCCGGGATCGCCCTCATCGTACTCCTCACCGGCTCCACCATGGTCCGCGAGCGCTGGCTCGATCCGTTCCTGCTCGTGTTGCCGATCTATTTCCTGGCGAAGATGCAGGCAGCCAGGTTTGACCTTTCTGCCGGATTGCGCCGCTTCCGGCCTGTCGTGCCGGTGCTGATGGCATGCGTGCTGATCGCGCTCGGCTTCCGCGTCGTCGGCGCCGGGCTGATCGGCACCTACAGCCGACCGAACGTGCCAATGGCCGGCCTCGCGCGCGAAATGATGCGGCAGGCTCAACCCGCCCTCATCATCGCCTCGGATACCTATGTCGGCGGCAACATGCGGCTGCAGTTTCCCGATGTGCCCGTCGTCATCCCGGATTTCCCTGTGACCGGCATCCCATCCTATGCGTCTGCCGGTGGCCCCGTACTCATCGCCTGGCGCGGTAAAAAGACGGAGACGGCCGCGGATGCGGTGATGCCGGAGCGGCTTTCATCGGCGCTGACGGCGGCCGGTGTCGTGCCGCAGGCGATCGGTTCGCTGTCGCTTCCCTATTATTTCGGCCGCCAGGGTGACAATTTTTCGCTCGGTTATGCCTGGGCTCAGGCGGGGACCGGTAAATGA
- a CDS encoding YciI family protein has protein sequence MKYLCQVWFDGAILDAMTKEAKAGFDTNCLNYDRHLAESGHMIISKALQPPKSAVTVRVRNGEMSVTDGPFTETKEALGGFILIEAKDLNDAIRIAAGIPLAKLGAIEVRPIHEFGAK, from the coding sequence ATGAAATACCTTTGCCAGGTCTGGTTCGATGGCGCGATACTCGACGCCATGACGAAAGAGGCGAAAGCCGGATTCGACACGAATTGCCTCAACTATGACAGGCATCTCGCCGAAAGCGGGCATATGATCATCTCCAAAGCGCTGCAACCGCCGAAATCGGCCGTGACCGTCCGGGTGCGCAACGGCGAGATGTCGGTGACGGACGGCCCCTTCACAGAGACGAAGGAGGCACTAGGCGGCTTCATTCTGATCGAAGCCAAGGATCTTAACGACGCGATCCGTATTGCCGCCGGTATCCCGCTTGCCAAGCTCGGCGCGATCGAGGTGCGGCCAATCCACGAATTCGGAGCCAAATGA
- a CDS encoding DUF2850 domain-containing protein — MRGINTPGRTVSTHFDIDEKKSFYRSGVDTAGQHSTRLRRNLSRRMAMNILEIAVASQIWARRHEKREMEYLESDGLKVLLRVAFTFLAFTLLIAGLNIAADRPQMLAQQAAPVVTDR; from the coding sequence TTGCGGGGTATCAATACTCCTGGACGAACGGTCTCCACGCATTTCGACATCGACGAGAAAAAATCTTTTTACCGGTCCGGTGTCGATACCGCAGGACAGCACTCGACAAGGCTTCGTCGAAACCTGTCGAGGAGAATGGCAATGAATATTCTTGAAATTGCGGTGGCAAGCCAGATCTGGGCACGCCGCCATGAAAAACGTGAAATGGAGTACCTCGAAAGCGATGGGCTGAAAGTTCTTCTGCGCGTCGCTTTTACCTTCCTCGCCTTCACGCTGTTGATCGCAGGACTGAACATTGCCGCCGACAGGCCGCAGATGCTTGCACAGCAGGCGGCACCTGTCGTGACGGATCGATGA
- a CDS encoding sel1 repeat family protein — translation MARFEMHNAETATMGGDNNSADIFCEMGLMYATGRGCDVDLVAAHKWLNIAAIKGNDRAAELRADVAAAMNKMQLAAALRAAREWMTVH, via the coding sequence ATGGCACGCTTTGAAATGCATAATGCTGAAACGGCCACCATGGGTGGCGACAACAACAGCGCCGATATCTTCTGCGAAATGGGTCTGATGTATGCGACCGGCCGCGGCTGCGACGTCGATCTGGTTGCCGCCCACAAGTGGCTGAACATCGCCGCGATCAAGGGCAACGACCGCGCCGCCGAGCTTCGCGCCGACGTGGCCGCTGCCATGAACAAGATGCAGCTCGCAGCAGCGCTGCGTGCCGCCCGCGAATGGATGACGGTTCACTGA